The Thermocrinis ruber genome has a window encoding:
- a CDS encoding DUF29 domain-containing protein yields the protein MEQKIQNLKELYEKDFYLWVQENLRLLKNKEYDLVDWENLLEEMEDMGQRYLDSAVSFMAIILEHLYKWENFRYREYVGHSWIKSIYNARNELAVIFKRHPSVKAKAQERENIQTAWELAVYRLINWFKEPQNYDLAKKYFGRLPTEKDFPKECPYTFEQVMEYESWV from the coding sequence ATGGAGCAAAAAATCCAAAACCTAAAAGAACTTTATGAAAAGGACTTTTATCTGTGGGTGCAGGAAAATCTCAGACTTCTCAAAAACAAAGAATATGACCTCGTAGATTGGGAGAACCTGTTGGAGGAGATGGAGGATATGGGGCAGAGGTATCTGGACAGTGCGGTTAGCTTTATGGCGATAATCTTGGAACACCTTTACAAGTGGGAAAACTTCAGATACAGAGAATATGTAGGACACAGCTGGATAAAAAGCATATACAATGCAAGGAATGAACTTGCGGTTATCTTTAAAAGACACCCGTCCGTAAAGGCAAAAGCCCAAGAAAGGGAAAATATACAAACTGCATGGGAGTTGGCAGTTTACAGGTTGATTAACTGGTTCAAAGAGCCTCAAAACTACGACCTTGCTAAAAAATACTTTGGCAGACTTCCTACGGAAAAAGATTTCCCTAAGGAATGCCCTTATACCTTTGAGCAGGTGATGGAATACGAGTCTTGGGTTTAA
- the dnaK gene encoding molecular chaperone DnaK, with the protein MAEKVIGIDLGTTNSVVAVMIGDEPVVIQNQEGSRLTPSVVSWTKEKEILVGEPAKRRAILDPENTVYESKRFIGRKYEEVIEEAKRVSYRVVPDEKGDASFEIPNLGRKVRPEEVGALVLKKLKEAAEAYLGEKITKAVITVPAYFNERQRQATKDAGKIAGLEVLRILNEPTAAALAYGLDKKSDVRILVYDFGGGTFDVSILEGGDGVIEVKATAGDTHLGGANIDERIMEWLIEEFKKETGIDLRKDKTALQRLKDASEQAKKELSFKLETEINLPFITIDPSTNQPLHLQKKLTRARLEEMIKDLVDRTMEIVEKALKDAKLRPEDIDDVVLVGGSTRIPLVQQRIREFFGKEPHKGVHPDEVVAVGAAIQAGILSGQVKEILLVDVTPLSLGVETYGGVMTVLIPRNTPIPYKKCEIFTTAADYQTEVEIHVLQGERPLAKDNKSLGKFYLTGIPPAPRGVPKIEVCFDIDVDGILHVTARDLGTGKEQSIRIQPSSGLTQEDIERIIKEAQMHEEEDRKKKELIEAKNQLDMHLYNLEKVLRENRDKLPSDLVSEAERVIQEGKKVFAESQDIDEVRRTTERVLEVAGKVGGYIYQSAEKKEGGDGGDVIEGKTL; encoded by the coding sequence ATGGCGGAGAAGGTTATAGGTATTGACTTGGGAACTACCAACTCGGTTGTTGCTGTTATGATAGGCGATGAGCCTGTGGTTATACAAAATCAGGAGGGTTCAAGGCTTACCCCCTCCGTAGTATCTTGGACAAAGGAGAAGGAAATATTGGTGGGTGAGCCTGCCAAAAGGCGTGCTATTTTGGACCCTGAGAACACCGTTTATGAATCAAAGAGGTTCATAGGAAGAAAGTATGAAGAGGTTATAGAAGAAGCAAAGAGAGTCTCTTACAGAGTTGTCCCGGATGAAAAGGGAGATGCAAGCTTTGAGATCCCCAACCTTGGAAGAAAGGTACGCCCGGAGGAGGTGGGTGCTCTGGTTCTCAAAAAGCTAAAGGAAGCTGCAGAAGCCTACTTGGGAGAGAAGATTACCAAGGCGGTTATAACGGTGCCCGCCTACTTTAACGAAAGGCAAAGACAGGCTACCAAGGATGCGGGTAAGATTGCAGGGCTTGAGGTTCTCAGAATACTCAACGAACCCACTGCTGCAGCTCTCGCCTACGGGCTCGACAAGAAAAGCGATGTAAGAATACTGGTCTATGACTTTGGTGGTGGTACCTTTGACGTGTCCATCCTTGAGGGTGGAGATGGTGTTATAGAGGTAAAGGCAACCGCAGGAGATACCCATTTGGGTGGTGCCAACATAGACGAGAGGATAATGGAATGGCTCATAGAAGAGTTTAAGAAAGAAACTGGCATAGACCTAAGAAAGGACAAAACTGCCCTACAAAGGCTAAAAGACGCCTCTGAGCAAGCCAAAAAGGAACTCTCCTTTAAGCTTGAAACGGAGATCAACCTACCCTTTATTACAATAGACCCATCTACCAATCAACCCTTGCACCTACAGAAAAAGCTGACCAGAGCAAGGCTTGAGGAGATGATCAAGGACCTGGTAGATAGGACTATGGAGATCGTAGAGAAGGCTTTGAAGGATGCCAAGCTCAGACCCGAAGACATAGATGATGTAGTACTTGTGGGTGGTTCTACCCGTATTCCTCTGGTCCAGCAAAGAATAAGAGAATTCTTTGGAAAGGAACCTCACAAGGGCGTGCACCCTGACGAGGTGGTTGCGGTAGGTGCTGCCATACAGGCAGGCATACTCTCTGGTCAGGTAAAAGAAATACTTCTCGTGGACGTAACACCCCTCTCCTTGGGAGTGGAAACCTACGGTGGAGTTATGACCGTTCTGATCCCAAGAAACACACCCATTCCTTACAAAAAGTGCGAGATATTCACAACCGCTGCAGACTATCAAACAGAGGTGGAAATCCACGTCCTACAAGGCGAAAGGCCATTGGCAAAGGACAACAAGTCTTTGGGTAAGTTCTACCTGACGGGCATACCACCCGCACCAAGAGGAGTACCAAAGATAGAGGTTTGCTTTGACATAGACGTGGATGGTATACTGCATGTGACCGCCAGAGACCTTGGAACTGGTAAGGAGCAGTCCATAAGGATTCAACCCTCTTCTGGACTCACCCAGGAGGACATAGAAAGAATCATCAAAGAAGCCCAAATGCACGAGGAGGAAGACAGGAAAAAGAAAGAGCTCATTGAAGCCAAGAACCAACTGGACATGCACCTTTACAACTTGGAAAAGGTCCTCAGGGAAAACAGGGACAAACTGCCTTCAGACCTTGTTTCAGAAGCGGAAAGGGTTATCCAAGAGGGCAAAAAGGTCTTTGCAGAATCTCAGGACATCGATGAGGTAAGAAGAACCACAGAGAGAGTGCTCGAAGTTGCTGGAAAGGTGGGTGGATACATATATCAGTCTGCGGAAAAGAAAGAAGGCGGTGATGGTGGTGATGTGATAGAGGGCAAGACTCTATAA